In Lycium ferocissimum isolate CSIRO_LF1 chromosome 3, AGI_CSIRO_Lferr_CH_V1, whole genome shotgun sequence, the genomic window GTCAACTatatgttcttttctttttctctaacaTTCTCTCTCCTCTATTTCATTTTCCCTCCTCTTTTTCATAGTCTATTTTTTCATTTGctaaaaatcaaataagataaatgGATCAATACATAACCCAAATATGATTGATATTTTTTGTCAGTGTTTGCTACTCCTAATTCTATATATAATAATGCAAGTAATAAATTATTACTATGCTTTTAGATTATCCAAAGtgaatattaaaatttaaaagcaactattttatattatttttataaaatgatagTCATTCTAATATTTTAGCTGTATACTACACTTGGTTTAATTCTCTAACGTATTTATCTATTGGCTTTTTGACTTTTCGGTTAACCGAATATTTACGATAAACTATATTAATTTTTCTACACAAATTTTTTCCTCCGGACTTACTGTTTATTTTGCTTTTTACATTCTTattgaaaaaacactaagtattTCACcaaatttcaattatttttatatcccgATATAATATGTATCTTCCCTTATACATTATCGAGGGGTGAATCGGGACGTTTATCTATTGGTTCACAACTTTTAACTTTGaatctaataatttttttctccgTATGTATAGACAtgtatttattaaaaaatatttatttacttataaatatttcttgaCTTTTGAATtaactattattatatttatttaaattttgaatccacCTTTAATGTTGTCATCTCGATTTATTACCTAAACATAATAATTAATATGATAAATATACtttaaatcatttttaacatgataatgatatgatatgtatctTCCCTTATATATTATCGTGGGGTGAATTTGGACGTTTGTTTACGGGTTCATGATTTCATGtgtatcaaatattttttatttagatcttgtatatattaaaaaattattaattattcatAAATATTCGACTGTAAATTCAATTACTACATTAACttgataaattttaaatcttGGATTCACATTATGATAAATATAAGGGGAAAGAACGTCGTATAtagacaaaaacaaaataattaccGTCCATTTCCTcttactttaatttgttcacttttgacttgcCGCCGATTAATTATTTacccaaaatgcccccaaaattattttaattctccaacaCGATAAAATAGCGTACACTTACGATATGACTTTTcgtatttatttaaaattaataaataactCTTTCTCTTTCGTCGCGGATTACTTGATCACCATCatctttatataaaaataaaaaacataataCCAATATTTAATAAGCGCTTGGGGGGGACAAACCACTCCCAGTGGCTTACATACGAATCGAGACaatacttgtaccaaaagcttaaTAAATTGTAcgcgcaatgaatgcttgtacgataagctatataacttgattttacaactatttttttaatcatgGACATAAATATGTACTGAGACAATATTTATTCCATGAAGtatgcatttcaattttaattctacGACCACATTTATTTCCTTGATAAATACTTTTacgttcttgaaaaatataatatgtgtgtgtccaaattacttgttcatttataaaaccaaaataaaattaatcctttCTAATCaatattcttgaaaatagttTTGGAGAGAGAATAAATGTCTTGGATAAAAAAAGtaattggttaaagtgtacgatttatataaatttttatttgttatttctttTCACGTTTTATAGgaaagaataaactctttatcagatacttttttttatttttaattctcTGATTATAGTTTCtctacatttataaaatgtattagtttatatttttcatttcggaattaaaagttggtgatttacgatataacatatcgcatttctaaataattaatatttattagtctcgattttaattatttcatttattttcaaattttttttaattaatttaataaatattttatttttttttaaaaaaaccaatatatacaacaatggttcttatgtttaaTTAACAGTTAATTGATTGAGATCGATCTTATACATATTAaacaatttaaagaaaaatctaaaatcaaaatattattttccctCACCTTTTACAACTATTTTTTTGAtgagaactcacatttagattATGTACATGATtatgacaaatttttaaaaattatttcaaaccaAGGAGAACGTTATCTTCAATTAAGAGTGAATAAACCGGAAAACATGCGTAATGTCGAGACATATATAGTGTATATGcctaaaagaaaaacaaaagattaagggacctgtttggccatgagaataaTTCAATTGTtttcggaattttttttcactttatttgaaaacgCGCcatgaaaacttcaaatacagtTTCAATTGTAATTTTGAATATAACATTAGGTCGCCGGaactaaatttttaaaaattgtcaaaatataaaaaagtaaatattcGACAAAATGAATGGAAACACattgtatatacacaaaaaagttattttttcaatttttttttttattgtcgACACCTTTTTATGTGGCTGCACGCCTGGACTCTGTCACTTCGATTATTATTCAAGGAAAATGCGCGaaaaccatttttttaaaaaagaataaagtgaaaatatttgatttccatgtccaaacgccttttaatcttcttttctttgtgaTTTTAGATTTCGtaacttaagaattctaacaaGTATAACATCACTGTAAAATTTTCAaaggaattttatttatttcttttttagacttttgttatttgattttttttttttttttttgtgatttttctgCCTTTCGTTGCAAAAGTctaaaaacaaataaacaaaaagtcTTTGtgattttcacaaaaatatataaaaaaaaaagttattttctatAATCCTACCTTTCATTTCAGAAAAAGTGTATTAATACTACGATTATATATCTTATGTCTTCACAAATCCACTTATTTGACTCTTGTTTCCCATTAATTCTTGTACCCCAGGGGAAAAAAGTTAATTGGATATTTGAAAGTTCTATTTCacatatcaagaaaataagTCCAAAAGAacgtcaaaaaaataaattttgaatgataaataaataaataaacaaaataaaagcaCACCATAGGTATTCTACAACCTCACTTGTTGCTGTCAAActtgaaaacaaataaataaaattagtttaatAATTTTATAGTGATGTTATTAAACTTGTTAAAAAATTTTCTACCACACGATACCAACTTTTGTACAACCCTTGGTTCTATATAAACCAACCAAAGTCGCGCTTCAAACTCGCGTCCTCCAATAATCTCTTCTTTcattcatcaacaatcaagaaCCAGTCCTTCACCCTTTTCCTAAAGGTACGCTTTGCCGTTACAAACCCCCACTCTCATTTCTCTTATTTCTGTTCCCAAAACACTTCATTTCTAGCATTCTCTTCAAGATTCTCTGTTTTTTGTTACTTCCCCGTTaatttaatactattggtatgaACTCAtcttttatactccctccggatccaAAATAAGAGTCTGCTTAGCCATTTGTACACCCCTTTGAGAAAACACTAATTTCTagacaaaaataattaatttgattaaattattcCTGATTAAATAGGCATtaggatttgatcatataacacttaatagggcaaatatgaaaaaataaggttaattctttcttgatttcctaagtggattctttttttgatacaagaaaaaaaagctaagtggactctttttttgatccggagggagtaatatttagtCTGTGATTTTGTATTAATTCTTTCACACCAATTATGGAtcttttttgggtttttagtaCTATGGTTATGGACCCATTTGATGTTAAGTTATACTTAAAAATACTGTTTTTGAATCTGGGGTGTTAATGTTTATGCATGGGAATTGAGTTTTAGATCTGTAATTTGGAGATATGTGGAGTTGTAGATCTGTAGTGAGGTTCTTGTTCTTTTATTAGATCTGGTATTGGGTGTTTGTGATCCAATTTTTATTGCTTTTTGCATCTCAGATCTGGTGTTTTTAAGttcgtatatgtgatatatagttGCATTATTCAACTGGATGATGATTTTTTGTTTGGAATCTAGGATTTTGTACTACTAAGTTTTAGTTCTCTGTTAGTTGTACTAGGAAAGGACAAGCTCTGCTTTTTGTAATTGTGTACTTTCTaattctttctatatttaatacaACACATCAAAATGCTCAACCAcctttcaaaagttaaaagaaaaaaagaaaaaaatcaatctTGGAGCCTTTTAAGTATCTCCTTCTACCATCTAATATCACCTTGATCTCACACCTGCGTTGTttggactctccaaaaatattgCCGCATCCGTGTCAGATCCTCCAAAGATGCACTACCGTTGGAGGATCCTACACGCAGCCGTAGATTTTTTTGAAGAGTCGGAACAACATAGTCTCGGACTGATTGGggtcagctatatgaatcctttaTATCCATTCTGTTCTATTTGAGCCTGATttagaaaaggagaagaaaaggaaatcaaTCTTGAAACTCAAACTGATTGCGTTAGCCATATGTAGTGGGCGGAGCACTAATGGgattcaacatctattatatatacataaaatagctTTGCtctttgtatataaagtgtaatttTCCGGCTTGCACCCCCCTTAGATCCGCCCctggctatatgaatcctttaTATGTATTGTGTTCTATTCAAGGATGAGTTTTGTTTATAATAAATGAATTTCATTTCTGATTGAGTGTTTTTGGTGAACCAGAAAAATGGCATCTCACATTGTTGGATATCCCCGTATGGGCCCAAAGAGAGAGCTGAAATTCGCTCTCGAGTCTTTCTGGGATGGAAAGAGCAGCGCCGAGGACTTGAAAAAGGTGTCTGCAGACCTCAGGTCATCCATCTGGAAACAGATGTCTGATGCTGGCATTAAGTACATCCCCAGCAACACATTTTCTTACTATGATCAGGTGCTCGACACAACCGCAATGCTTGGGGCCGTCCCATCTAGGTACAACTGGACCGGTGGTGAGATTGAGTTTGGTACTTTCTTCTCCATGGCCAGAGGAAATGCCTCTGTCCCTGCTATGGAAATGACCAAGTGGTTCGATACCAACTAGTAAGTGGCACATCATTTATTtatactttcctttttactGGTGTGATTATCTTGTTTGCTTACTGATTTATTGTAATTCTTTGTTTGATCCAGCCACTTCATTGTCCCTGAGTTGGGACCTGATGTTAACTTTTCGTATGCTTCCCACAAGGCAGTAAATGAGTACAAAGAGGCCAAGGCGGTATGTTATTCTTGCTTATGTATTCTTTTCATTTCACAATGCACGTTTGATATGTGAACTATTGGAAGGAAATATAATGTATGTGATCATTCATGTAATTTACTAAGATGGTAGATACAAATTGTGATTTGTGGTTTAGAGTGAcatgaaatcaaaatattttactccccgtcccaatttatgtggcactttctGTTTTTCAAGAAGCAAACTATATAAagtttgaccaacattttaaaatgtattttttttccatcatattGATATTAAAAGAATTGTATTTTAAGGCACTTTTCgtgtagtttttgaatatcccaatcttaattttaaaatattgagttgatctaatctaatttagcttcaaagaatagtcaaattgactctcgggaacgaaaagtgccacataaattgggacggaaagAGTATCTAATCTTCATTTTATGTTGGTGCAGGGGTGggtttgaccaacattttaaagTGTATTTTTTTCGTCATATTGACACTAAAAGAATTGCATTTTAAGGCACTTTTCgtgtagtttttgaatatcttaatcttaattttaaaagattgagttgatctaatctaatttagcttcaaagaatagtcaaattgactctcagGAACGAAAAGTTCCACGTAAATTGGGACGGAAAGAgtatctaattttcattttatgttGGTGCAGGGGTGGGTTCTGTCTCTCATTGCTATTTAGTTACACCAATTACATTGTCTTGTTAAATCTTATTGTTCTTACGCATGGAATTAGAAGATTAGATAATTGATTGTTGATCTTATCTTCTTGCTCGTGCAGCTTGGAGTAGATACTGTTCCAGTACTTGTTGGTCCAGTTTCATACTTGTTGCTATCCAAACCTGCTAAGGGTGTTGAGAAATCTTTCCCCCTTTTGTCACTTCTGGACAAAATCCTTCCAATTTACAAGTGAGTATTTTTTCCCCTCAGTCCGCTTTATCTGAATGGACAGACTCTAACTTAAAATTGTCAATATAGGGAAGTTATTGCTGAGTTGAAGGCAGCTGGTGCTTCTTGGATTCAGTTTGATGAGCCCACACTTGTGTTGGATCTAGAGGCTCACAAATTGGAAGCATTCACTAAGGCCTATGCTGAGCTGGAGTCATCTCTATCTGGCCTTAATGTTCTCGTTGAGACCTACTTTGCCGATGTTCCTGCTGAGGCATTCAAAACCCTCACTGCTTTGAAGGGAGTTACCGCCTTTGGCTTTGACTTGGTCCGTGGAAGTAAAACCCTCGATTTAATCAAGGGTGGCTTCCCTTCGGGCAAGTACTTGTTTGCAGGAGTGGTTGATGGGAGAAACATCTGGGCAAATGATCTTGCTGCATCTCTTGTGCTCCTGCAATCTCTTGAGGGCGTTGTAGGAAAAGGTAATGTATTTGCCACCTCATCACTTGATAGTTGGTAGTGATCCATTGGTGATTTTATTGCAGAAGATGATTCCTTGTCTTGTTGAATTATGCAGACAAGCTTGTTGTTTCTACATCTTGCTCCCTACTCCACACTGCTGTTGATCTGATCAACGAGACAAAACTAGATGATGAAATCAAATCATGGTTGGCATTTGCTGCCCAAAAAGTTGTTGAAGTGAATGCTTTGGCCAAGGCATTGGCTGGTGCCAAGGATGAGGTATAGTTCATTTCGTTTTTAACTAAAGGTCTTCAAAGGATGACTTTGGAAAATGTTTGACAAAGTTTTTGCATATCACGGCTAAATGTGTTTGTTGTACTTTCAGGCATTTTTATCTGCTAATGCTGCTGCTCAAGCTTCCAGGAAGTCCTCCCCAAGAGTGACAAATGAAGCTGTTCAAAAGGCTGTAAGTGCTGAACTGAAGGACCGTCTTCTCTTTCTAATTAATGACtttgtattatattttacttACTACCTTTTACTCTTGTGATATCTCAGTCTGCTGCTCTTCAAGGATCTGACCACCGCCGTGCTACAAATGTCAGTGCTAGACTTGATGCCCAACAAAAGAAACTTAACCTACCAATTCTGCCTACAACCACCATTGGATCCTTCCCTCAGACAGTGGAGCTTAGAAGAGTTCGTCGTGAATACAAGGCCAAGAAGTCCGTGTTATAATACTTGTTTTCTGCTTGttagtgttgatgttgttgaacaTCTCTTCTCATAATTCATTTATTTCCAGGATCTCTGAAGAGGAGTATGTTAAAACCATGAAGGAGGAGATCAAGAAGGTTGTCGATCTCCAGGAAGAACTTGACATTGATGTCTTGGTTCACGGAGAGCCTGAGGTATGGCAATTACCTACTTATATTATACACACTTGCATGCGTCTGTTGTGGATTGTTAAGCTTGAATGCTTGATGTATGCAGAGGAACGATATGGTTGAGTACTTCGGAGAGCAGCTCTCTGGTTTTGCTTTCACTGCTAATGGATGGGTTCAATCTTATGGATCTCGATGTGTGAAGCCACCAATCATCTATGGTGATGTGAGCCGCCCTAACCCAATGACCGTCTTCTGGTCCTCAACAGCTCAAAGCATGACCAAGAGGCCAATGAAGGGTATGCTTACCGGCCCCGTCACCATTCTCAACTGGTCTTTTGTCAGAAATGACCAGCCAAGGTAACTTTTATACCGTCCTCCTAATTTGAGTATCAAAATATTCTCCAATCATGTGTAATGAACTCAATGTTAATTTAACAACCAAGGGTTATTGTTGggcgggttgggtcatgacctGATTATTGACTGCCCAAATTTAACCCAAACCCGCCCATTTGCCACCTCGAAATTTGTTAACCGCCATCATCACTTTTTCTAGGTTTGAGACCTGCTACCAGATTGCTTTGGCCATTAAGGATGAAGTGGAGGATTTGGAGAAGGCAGGCATCACCGTGATCCAAATTGATGAAGCTGCTTTGAGAGAGGGTTTGCCTCTGAGGAAGTCTGAACACGCGTTCTACTTGGAATGGGCTGTCCACTCCTTCAGAATCACCAACGTCGGCATCCAGGACACTACACAGGTCCCTTTCTCATCTTATTGTTTTAACTTTTTGAACTTCTTTTAACTGATACCTGCTTGTTAACGAGCTTATTTTTGGTGGCTTTGCAGATCCACACCCACATGTGCTACTCCAACTTCAATGACATTATCCACTCCATCATCGACATGGATGCTGATGTCATCACTATTGAGAACTCACGTTCCGATGA contains:
- the LOC132049374 gene encoding 5-methyltetrahydropteroyltriglutamate--homocysteine methyltransferase-like — its product is MASHIVGYPRMGPKRELKFALESFWDGKSSAEDLKKVSADLRSSIWKQMSDAGIKYIPSNTFSYYDQVLDTTAMLGAVPSRYNWTGGEIEFGTFFSMARGNASVPAMEMTKWFDTNYHFIVPELGPDVNFSYASHKAVNEYKEAKALGVDTVPVLVGPVSYLLLSKPAKGVEKSFPLLSLLDKILPIYKEVIAELKAAGASWIQFDEPTLVLDLEAHKLEAFTKAYAELESSLSGLNVLVETYFADVPAEAFKTLTALKGVTAFGFDLVRGSKTLDLIKGGFPSGKYLFAGVVDGRNIWANDLAASLVLLQSLEGVVGKDKLVVSTSCSLLHTAVDLINETKLDDEIKSWLAFAAQKVVEVNALAKALAGAKDEAFLSANAAAQASRKSSPRVTNEAVQKASAALQGSDHRRATNVSARLDAQQKKLNLPILPTTTIGSFPQTVELRRVRREYKAKKISEEEYVKTMKEEIKKVVDLQEELDIDVLVHGEPERNDMVEYFGEQLSGFAFTANGWVQSYGSRCVKPPIIYGDVSRPNPMTVFWSSTAQSMTKRPMKGMLTGPVTILNWSFVRNDQPRFETCYQIALAIKDEVEDLEKAGITVIQIDEAALREGLPLRKSEHAFYLEWAVHSFRITNVGIQDTTQIHTHMCYSNFNDIIHSIIDMDADVITIENSRSDEKLLSVFREGVKYGAGIGPGVYDIHSPRIPSTEEIVDRVNKMLAVLDTNVLWVNPDCGLKTRKYIEVKPALQNMVSAAKAIRTQLASAK